In Zea mays cultivar B73 chromosome 7, Zm-B73-REFERENCE-NAM-5.0, whole genome shotgun sequence, the following proteins share a genomic window:
- the LOC103632127 gene encoding pentatricopeptide repeat-containing protein At1g80270, mitochondrial: protein MLKTVSVRLSRDDSLRPCQALLSRYSETVVPLIRRFCSTPIKVEEVANIEADGKVSYLDAAALPCDNSDCRGEPSHGSRPWTKRLKHYGPSQKGNRNHHETKLPGSGRDGSSRKGSHPQKGKTKLPGSGRDGSSRKGSHHETKLADRDELIQKGSHHEKELADTPFKPFLFQIVLDTSMSSLMPVLDGWVKIGNRLERDKVNMVLFHLRKQRMYNKALKFVEWIERRKLLNFEERDYASHLDLIARNYGVEAAQKYIERVPEAFRSEVLYETLLVNCVCRDDAQKAEQVFNEIRELSLPLTISACNQMLLLYKRVSRNKVVDILTLMEKENIKYSIFTYKLMIDLKVRSNDILGMEQVLNSMKENGLEPNFTIQTMVAKFYISGCFTEKAEEVINAMEVHVKANRHAVRSLLDLYAILGRPVDVERVWNLCAEPKLEDFLAAIKAWSKLGHIERAEEIFDVLVKTFPKLTSKYFNAMLEVYAENKLLDKSKKFIERMCLDGCTIGPLTWDAVVKLYVNLGELSKADSFLMNVTEDNPDRHPLFSSYVILLKAYAEKGDIHNAEKIFDRVKQTNFPARTLPYNLLLAAYASAQVTPYGFRERMKADKFSPGKSQIEQLKQLDSL from the exons AT GTTGAAGACTGTTTCTGTGAGATTGTCGCGAGATGACAGTCTCCGGCCATGCCAAGCACTGCTGTCTCGGTATTCAGAAACTGTTGTCCCTTTGATTCGGAGGTTTTGCTCGACGCCCATTAAGGTTGAGGAGGTCGCCAACATCGAAGCTGATGGAAAGGTCTCATATCTGGATGCCGCTGCTCTGCCCTGCGACAACTCTGACTGTCGTGGTGAGCCCAGTCATGGCAGCAGGCCATGGACGAAACGGTTGAAGCATTATGGACCTTCTCAGAAGGGAAACCGTAACCATCATGAAACGAAACTGCCAGGCAGTGGCAGGGATGGATCTTCTAGGAAGGGCAGCCACCCTCAGAAGGGTAAAACGAAACTGCCAGGCAGTGGGAGGGATGGATCTTCTCGGAAAGGTAGCCACCATGAAACAAAATTGGCAGACAGGGATGAACTTATTCAGAAGGGAAGTCATCATGAAAAGGAATTGGCAGACACACCCTTCAAACCTTTTCTTTTCCAGATTGTATTGGATACTTCTATGAGTTCTCTTATGCCTGTACTTGACGGATGGGTGAAAATCGGTAATCGTCTGGAAAGAGATAAAGTCAATATGGTTTTGTTCCATCTGAGGAAGCAGAGAATGTATAACAAGGCTCTGAAG TTTGTGGAGTGGATCGAAAGAAGAAAACTATTAAATTTTGAAGAACGTGATTATGCTAGCCATCTGGATTTGATAGCACGGAACTATGGTGTTGAAGCTGCCCAAAAGTACATCGAGAGGGTCCCAGAAGCCTTCAGGAGTGAGGTGCTTTATGAAACTCTGCTTGTTAACTGTGTATGCCGTGATGATGCCCAGAAGGCAGAGCAAGTCTTCAATGAAATAAGGGAACTCTCTTTGCCTTTAACTATCTCTGCTTGCAACCAAATGTTATTGCTGTACAAGAGGGTTTCTCGAAATAAGGTGGTTGACATTCTCACATTGATGGAAAAGGAAAATATAAAGTATTCTATATTCACCTACAAGCTCATGATTGACTTAAAAGTGCGATCAAATGACATATTAGGCATGGAACAAGTCTTAAATTCTATGAAAGAAAATGGTCTTGAGCCAAATTTTACCATCCAGACTATGGTTGCTAAATTCTACATATCTGGGTGCTTTACAGAGAAAGCAGAAGAGGTTATCAATGCTATGGAGGTACATGTAAAGGCTAATCGTCATGCCGTCAGGTCTCTTCTTGACCTCTATGCTATTCTTGGAAGGCCAGTTGATGTAGAGAGAGTATGGAACTTGTGCGCTGAACCAAAGTTGGAGGACTTTTTGGCTGCAATTAAGGCATGGAGTAAACTTGGACATATCGAAAGAGCGGAAGAGATCTTTGACGTGTTGGTAAAGACGTTTCCGAAACTCACTTCCAAGTACTTTAATGCTATGTTGGAGGTGTATGCGGAAAATAAACTTCTGGACAAAAGCAAAAAGTTTATAGAAAGGATGTGTTTGGATGGGTGTACAATCGGCCCTCTTACCTGGGATGCAGTTGTCAAGCTTTATGTGAATTTAGGCGAGTTGTCAAAGGCCGACTCGTTTCTGATGAATGTCACAGAAGATAATCCTGACAGACATCCCCTTTTCAGCTCATATGTAATCTTACTAAAGGCATACGCAGAAAAGGGCGATATCCATAACGCGGAGAAGATATTTGATAGGGTAAAGCAGACCAACTTCCCTGCAAGAACTCTGCCCTATAATTTGTTACTTGCAGCTTATGCCAGTGCCCAGGTTACACCCTATGGGTTCAGAGAGAGGATGAAAGCTGACAAGTTCAGCCCGGGCAAGAGTCAGATCGAACAACTGAAGCAACTCGACAGCTTGTAG